The segment TTCCAGCCGAGACTTGGCCTTGGTTGTCGACGAATCTCTCCCTGCAGGGGAACTGGAAGCGGTGATCCGTTCGGCAGGCGGTGACTTATTGGAAAAAGTTAACCTGTTTGATGTGTTTACCGGCAATCAAGTAGGGGAAGGAAAAAAGAGTGTTGCTTATTCGTTGACTTACCGCTCTGATGACCGTACATTGACGGATGAAGAAGTGAACCAGGCTCACCAACGGGTGGTAGAGCAATTAGAGTCATTAACCGGAGCAACTCTCCGTAAATAGTCCGGATGATCCAGTTTGTTTGTTATGTCCCCTCGGCAGGAACTTTTACTGTCACAACGAATGTATGTTGGAGATTCGTCCTTTGCGGTATCAAGGGAGGCGTTCTCATTGAACAAAAACCGATTGAGTGTTGAAATCTACGGACAAATGTACAATATCGTCGGTAATGCCAGCCCTGGTTATATGAGGGAAGTGGCACAGCAAGTGGATCAGAACATGCGAAACATTGCCCAGGGAAATTCGCGTCTGGACACAACCAAACTGGCTGTTTTGTCAGCTGTCAATATCACAGATGCCTATATAAAATTGAAGCAGGAATATGAGGAAATTCTT is part of the Kroppenstedtia pulmonis genome and harbors:
- the zapA gene encoding cell division protein ZapA; protein product: MNKNRLSVEIYGQMYNIVGNASPGYMREVAQQVDQNMRNIAQGNSRLDTTKLAVLSAVNITDAYIKLKQEYEEILHLIEDDQV